A genomic segment from Roseibium algicola encodes:
- a CDS encoding caspase family protein, producing MKHFFCFFFLLLLSLTSAHAERRVALVIGNSGYANVAELKNPYNDAKGMSDKLTDLGFDVVTGLDLSLRDMRQTVREFIKKLDNADLALFFYAGHGIQVNGENYLVPVDAELSTHLDLDFEALPANLVLNAMEQSTKVNLVFLDACRNNPFTENLARSMGTRSSAVGRGLAKIGSGVGSLVSFATQPGNVALDGDGENSPFTTALIKHLGTPGQDITRDLVMVRRDVLEATKGQQVPWDNSSLTGEVILKQLEMVQPVEPEKPAINPQIELTYWDSIKSGQNAAYFETYLSRYPEGQFADIARIRLDEIKAKAESDKAEQAKPDATAEITYWQTIQNSNRPEMFESYLGRYPNGIYVDLAQLKIQSIKSQAEADARRKAQAEAEAQAIATAAANASPERTTSKPADEITVAALTPDQAPSTTSTSPVSLLSPEELATALQTELNRVGCSVGRVDGDWGNRSRQALRTYGREAGIDLASLDPDPSILEQLKKSTGRVCPLTCGRNQELKNGRCVATRKPEPSGNSPKPSTQTKTTDSCPKNPSAYGNKVIGKSHGLGRQTLTHPCGRKLACRGSRASWVKTCTWL from the coding sequence GTGAAACATTTTTTTTGTTTCTTTTTTCTTTTATTGCTGTCTTTGACTTCCGCACATGCCGAACGAAGGGTAGCTCTCGTAATAGGGAATTCCGGCTACGCGAATGTCGCGGAGCTGAAGAACCCCTACAATGATGCCAAGGGCATGTCGGACAAGCTGACGGACCTCGGGTTCGATGTTGTCACAGGTCTCGACCTGAGCTTGAGGGACATGCGCCAGACCGTGCGCGAGTTCATCAAGAAGCTCGATAACGCAGACCTTGCCCTGTTCTTCTATGCCGGCCATGGCATCCAGGTGAACGGCGAGAATTATCTCGTCCCGGTCGACGCCGAACTCAGCACTCATCTCGACCTTGATTTCGAGGCCCTGCCCGCAAATCTTGTGCTCAATGCCATGGAGCAAAGCACGAAGGTCAACCTGGTCTTTCTGGATGCCTGCCGAAACAACCCGTTTACGGAAAACCTCGCCCGGTCCATGGGGACGCGCTCAAGCGCAGTCGGTCGTGGACTTGCGAAGATCGGCTCCGGTGTCGGCTCCCTGGTTTCCTTCGCCACCCAGCCGGGCAATGTCGCGCTTGACGGCGATGGCGAGAACAGCCCGTTTACAACTGCCCTGATCAAGCATCTCGGCACGCCCGGTCAGGACATCACCCGCGACCTGGTAATGGTGCGCCGGGACGTTCTGGAAGCCACCAAGGGCCAGCAGGTTCCCTGGGACAATTCTTCACTGACCGGCGAAGTCATTCTCAAACAGCTTGAGATGGTGCAGCCCGTCGAACCGGAAAAGCCGGCGATCAACCCACAGATCGAACTCACCTATTGGGACTCGATCAAGTCGGGACAGAATGCGGCCTACTTCGAGACCTATCTGTCTCGCTACCCGGAAGGCCAGTTCGCCGACATCGCCCGGATCCGTCTGGACGAGATCAAGGCAAAGGCAGAAAGCGACAAGGCCGAGCAAGCGAAACCGGATGCCACAGCCGAAATCACTTATTGGCAGACAATCCAGAATTCGAACCGCCCGGAGATGTTCGAGAGTTATCTCGGCAGATACCCGAACGGGATCTATGTCGACCTTGCCCAGCTGAAAATCCAGTCTATCAAGAGCCAGGCGGAAGCGGATGCGCGCCGCAAGGCTCAGGCAGAGGCAGAAGCCCAAGCCATCGCTACGGCAGCAGCGAATGCATCGCCTGAAAGAACGACGTCCAAGCCTGCAGACGAAATCACCGTTGCCGCCCTGACGCCTGATCAGGCGCCGTCAACGACCTCGACATCCCCGGTATCGTTGCTATCGCCTGAAGAGCTTGCAACGGCTCTCCAGACAGAACTCAACCGGGTTGGCTGTTCGGTTGGCCGTGTTGACGGCGACTGGGGCAACAGAAGCCGTCAGGCACTGAGAACCTATGGCCGCGAAGCCGGGATCGATTTGGCATCACTCGACCCGGATCCCTCGATCCTGGAACAGCTCAAGAAATCGACCGGACGTGTCTGCCCGCTGACCTGTGGACGGAACCAGGAACTGAAGAACGGTCGCTGTGTCGCGACCAGAAAGCCTGAACCTTCCGGCAACAGCCCCAAGCCAAGCACGCAGACGAAGACAACTGACAGCTGCCCGAAAAACCCGTCTGCCTATGGAAACAAGGTAATTGGAAAATCTCATGGCCTCGGCCGCCAGACCCTTACACACCCCTGCGGCAGGAAGCTCGCATGCAGAGGTTCTAGGGCCAGCTGGGTAAAGACCTGCACCTGGCTTTAG
- a CDS encoding Hpt domain-containing protein, which translates to MADTAKDQEYEILSPPSDLRSKVRELTPREAKKFDPVKAAEAALERLSSHFGTWMNNESATLLHAWEAVRAQGLNDDTLAALFQAAHNIKGQALTLGFPLVGEVAASFCHLIETVPSPDKLPLSLVERYVEAIRAMVAEGAKDEANKTGVELLKTLQGVTEEYLAQFPPKPDDV; encoded by the coding sequence ATGGCCGACACTGCCAAGGACCAGGAATATGAAATCTTGTCCCCGCCTTCGGACCTGCGCAGCAAGGTGCGGGAACTGACACCTCGCGAGGCCAAGAAATTCGATCCGGTCAAGGCGGCTGAAGCAGCACTCGAACGCTTGTCCTCCCATTTCGGAACCTGGATGAACAACGAGAGCGCCACCCTGCTCCACGCCTGGGAAGCTGTTCGCGCACAGGGATTAAACGACGACACCCTCGCCGCCCTGTTTCAGGCTGCACACAACATCAAGGGACAGGCCCTGACACTTGGTTTTCCATTGGTTGGCGAAGTCGCCGCCAGCTTCTGTCACCTGATCGAAACCGTGCCGTCTCCCGACAAGTTGCCCCTGTCCCTCGTCGAACGCTACGTCGAAGCCATTCGCGCAATGGTCGCCGAAGGTGCAAAAGACGAGGCGAACAAGACCGGCGTCGAACTTCTGAAAACCCTGCAAGGCGTGACGGAAGAATATCTGGCTCAATTTCCGCCGAAACCTGATGACGTCTGA
- a CDS encoding NAD kinase, whose product MYQSAPPSSAEHFRPVSTDKLAFVASDTEEALKAQEDLSARYGNVPVAEADVIVALGGDGLMLQTLHKHMGSNKPIYGMNRGSVGFLMNEYRENDLKDRLALADITTIRPLEMTATTSEGIHHALAINEVSLLRQTSQAARLRISVDGRVRLEELVCDGIIVATPAGSTAYNLSAHGPILPITAQLLALTPISAFRPRRWRGAILPNGAKVDIEILDPGKRPVSASADHTEIRHVTHVAVREAAEAEGVIMFDSDHGWDERILTEMFRY is encoded by the coding sequence ATGTACCAATCTGCGCCTCCTTCCAGTGCTGAACACTTCCGGCCGGTTTCCACCGACAAGCTTGCCTTTGTCGCCAGCGACACGGAGGAAGCACTCAAGGCTCAGGAAGACCTGTCCGCCCGCTACGGCAACGTTCCGGTGGCTGAAGCCGATGTCATCGTGGCACTCGGCGGTGATGGCCTGATGCTGCAGACCCTTCACAAGCACATGGGCAGCAACAAACCGATCTACGGCATGAACCGTGGTTCGGTCGGCTTCCTGATGAACGAATACCGGGAAAACGACCTGAAGGACCGGCTAGCGCTGGCCGACATCACGACGATCCGGCCTTTGGAAATGACGGCAACGACCTCCGAAGGCATCCATCACGCCCTTGCCATCAACGAGGTGTCACTCCTGCGCCAGACATCGCAGGCCGCCCGGCTGCGCATCTCGGTCGATGGACGCGTCCGGCTGGAAGAACTTGTGTGCGATGGCATCATTGTCGCGACACCGGCGGGGAGCACTGCCTACAATCTATCTGCGCATGGCCCGATCCTGCCAATCACCGCACAGCTGCTCGCGCTGACCCCCATCAGCGCCTTCCGGCCACGGCGCTGGCGCGGCGCGATCCTGCCAAACGGCGCAAAGGTAGATATCGAGATACTGGATCCCGGCAAACGCCCTGTCAGCGCGTCAGCCGACCACACTGAAATCCGTCACGTCACCCATGTTGCAGTCCGGGAGGCGGCCGAAGCGGAAGGCGTGATCATGTTTGATTCCGATCACGGTTGGGACGAACGTATCCTCACTGAAATGTTCCGCTATTAA
- a CDS encoding trypsin-like serine peptidase, producing the protein MGLALVALFSHQHVSAAPIELKVIDSVDPPWPSIGRVNVAGFRSTAMCTGTLIAPDIVLTAAHCLYNKTTRKPFPIEDLLFMAGVRRDEYSARLEPACTITAAGYEPRQKPRLREVHKDVGIILLKEPSTLPPVPVLSLDEATVLTKDTQFQSAGYRRSRRFLPTVVPACRVMGTAEDSWVTDCASEAGASGGPLLVETPNGLRVAGIMSAKIDAVRSAIVPFLEWQDLLANPSCSGDSAPATPPLRSSLDTDN; encoded by the coding sequence ATGGGGCTGGCTCTCGTCGCCCTGTTCTCGCACCAGCATGTGTCCGCGGCCCCGATTGAGCTCAAGGTCATTGACTCGGTCGATCCCCCCTGGCCGTCCATAGGACGGGTAAACGTTGCCGGCTTCAGGTCGACTGCCATGTGTACCGGCACCTTGATCGCACCCGATATCGTGCTCACAGCCGCCCATTGCCTCTACAACAAGACGACCCGCAAGCCCTTTCCGATCGAAGACCTTCTGTTCATGGCCGGTGTTCGGCGGGACGAATACTCCGCCCGCTTGGAACCTGCATGCACCATCACCGCTGCAGGATACGAGCCACGGCAGAAACCCAGGTTGCGGGAGGTACACAAGGATGTCGGGATCATTCTGCTGAAGGAACCCAGCACATTACCGCCCGTTCCGGTGCTTTCGCTGGATGAGGCAACAGTTCTGACCAAGGACACACAGTTTCAATCCGCAGGCTACCGCCGCAGCCGCCGGTTTCTGCCAACCGTCGTGCCCGCTTGCAGGGTCATGGGAACCGCCGAGGACAGCTGGGTAACGGATTGCGCATCGGAAGCCGGCGCATCGGGCGGTCCCCTCCTGGTGGAAACGCCGAACGGGCTCCGTGTTGCCGGCATCATGTCGGCCAAGATCGACGCTGTTCGCTCAGCCATCGTGCCTTTCCTGGAATGGCAGGACCTTTTGGCCAATCCGAGCTGCAGCGGTGACAGTGCTCCGGCAACCCCGCCACTCCGGTCATCGCTTGATACGGACAACTGA
- a CDS encoding sulfatase-like hydrolase/transferase: MTRPNILLITADQWRGDCLGTVGHPVVRTPNLDAFAATATVFEQHYAATAPCSPARASLYTGLYQMNHRVVWNGAPLDDRFDNIARAARRAGYTPTLFGYTDTSPDPRLHHPNDPVLTSYEGVLPGFWVRQPLAEDEKQWLSWMVSRGHDPAGLPTIHHVEPEEGEKVSLKAARYSKDETQTAFMTDAFLTWLGEQDEDRPWMAHVSFLRPHPPIAAPAPYNTLYNPDDGPGFSGAPTAAEEAAFHPFMEALQDYQQLASHLPGTTDFVRDLTERDLRRLRALYYGMITEVDAQLGRIFEALEPLENTLVVFTSDHAEMMGDHWMLGKSGFYRESYHIPLMIRAPGGGAANRVSAFTSSTDIFPTLLDLLDIEPEHAPDGASLLPYLSGQTPLSWRDAALWEFDYRQFLKKWPEKFPASAHEGSSTALCRLGPEWQFVHFSGMPNILMKATCTSTAPVNEAASHPDLVIANLDALVATRMRHNDETLARTLVWDYYRE; the protein is encoded by the coding sequence ATGACACGTCCGAATATCCTGCTGATCACCGCTGACCAGTGGCGGGGCGATTGTCTCGGCACAGTTGGACACCCTGTTGTCAGGACGCCGAACCTTGATGCCTTCGCCGCAACGGCAACAGTTTTCGAGCAGCATTATGCGGCAACGGCTCCGTGCTCTCCTGCACGGGCCTCGCTCTATACCGGACTTTACCAGATGAACCACCGGGTCGTGTGGAATGGCGCACCACTCGATGATCGGTTCGACAATATCGCCCGTGCTGCCCGCCGGGCCGGATATACGCCAACGTTGTTCGGCTACACCGATACCTCACCCGATCCGCGCCTGCATCACCCGAACGACCCCGTCCTGACTTCCTATGAAGGTGTTCTGCCCGGCTTCTGGGTACGCCAGCCGCTTGCCGAGGACGAAAAGCAGTGGCTTTCCTGGATGGTTTCACGCGGTCACGATCCCGCAGGTTTGCCTACCATCCATCACGTGGAACCCGAAGAAGGTGAAAAAGTCAGCCTCAAGGCAGCCAGGTATTCGAAGGACGAAACCCAGACAGCCTTCATGACGGATGCCTTCCTCACCTGGCTTGGAGAACAGGATGAAGACCGGCCATGGATGGCGCATGTTTCCTTCCTGCGACCGCATCCGCCGATTGCCGCTCCTGCCCCCTATAACACCCTCTACAATCCCGATGACGGGCCGGGTTTCTCCGGGGCACCAACTGCGGCGGAGGAAGCTGCGTTTCACCCCTTCATGGAAGCCCTGCAGGATTATCAGCAGCTGGCCTCCCATCTACCGGGGACCACTGACTTCGTTCGTGATCTGACGGAGCGCGATCTCAGGCGGTTGCGAGCACTTTATTACGGCATGATCACCGAAGTTGACGCACAGCTCGGCCGGATCTTCGAGGCGCTGGAACCACTCGAAAACACGTTGGTTGTTTTCACCTCCGATCATGCGGAGATGATGGGCGATCACTGGATGCTCGGCAAAAGCGGGTTCTACCGCGAGAGCTACCACATCCCCCTCATGATACGGGCACCGGGTGGCGGTGCAGCGAACCGGGTCTCCGCCTTCACGTCCTCGACCGATATCTTCCCGACACTCCTGGATCTGCTGGATATCGAACCCGAGCATGCCCCGGACGGAGCCAGCCTGCTGCCGTACCTCAGCGGACAAACGCCTCTGTCCTGGCGAGATGCTGCTCTCTGGGAGTTCGATTACCGGCAATTTCTGAAAAAATGGCCGGAGAAGTTCCCGGCATCTGCCCATGAAGGATCCTCCACAGCACTTTGCCGCCTCGGGCCGGAATGGCAGTTCGTGCATTTCTCCGGAATGCCCAACATTCTGATGAAGGCCACCTGCACGTCCACCGCGCCGGTCAACGAGGCGGCCAGTCACCCGGACCTGGTGATCGCCAACCTTGATGCCCTTGTGGCAACCCGGATGCGCCACAACGACGAGACCCTGGCCCGCACCCTGGTCTGGGACTACTATCGGGAATAG
- the phnX gene encoding phosphonoacetaldehyde hydrolase — protein MSKFKAVVFDWAGTMIDFGSFAPMGVFVKAFETFGITATIDQARGPMGKPKWDHIRSMMDDPDICAQWIAKYGQAPTDADVDKVYKVFVPMNEEVVADFSDLVPGAAEVVRLLRAKGMKIGSTTGYTRSIMERVLPKAAEQGYEPDNLICADDLPEGRPGPLGMYQCFVDLVAYPPSAVIKVDDTEPGIAEGVAAGCLTVGLALSGNYAGKTPEELAALSKDQVDVLRQHATVELKKAGADYVIDTVADLPALIEKLEAE, from the coding sequence ATGAGCAAATTCAAAGCCGTGGTCTTCGACTGGGCCGGCACCATGATCGACTTCGGTTCCTTTGCCCCGATGGGTGTCTTCGTAAAGGCCTTCGAGACCTTCGGCATTACCGCAACCATCGACCAGGCACGCGGCCCGATGGGCAAACCGAAGTGGGACCACATCCGCTCCATGATGGATGATCCGGACATCTGCGCCCAATGGATCGCCAAATACGGCCAAGCACCAACTGATGCCGATGTGGACAAGGTCTACAAGGTCTTCGTTCCAATGAACGAGGAAGTCGTCGCCGATTTCTCCGATCTCGTTCCAGGTGCTGCCGAGGTTGTCAGATTGCTTCGCGCCAAGGGCATGAAAATCGGCTCGACCACCGGCTATACCCGCTCGATCATGGAACGCGTGCTGCCGAAAGCTGCCGAACAGGGTTATGAACCGGACAATCTCATCTGTGCCGACGACCTGCCGGAAGGCCGTCCCGGTCCGCTCGGCATGTATCAGTGCTTCGTCGATCTGGTGGCCTACCCGCCGAGCGCGGTCATCAAGGTGGACGACACTGAACCGGGCATTGCCGAGGGTGTTGCAGCCGGCTGCCTGACTGTTGGTCTTGCGCTGTCAGGCAACTATGCAGGCAAGACACCGGAGGAACTCGCTGCACTTTCGAAAGATCAGGTTGACGTCCTGCGCCAGCATGCAACGGTAGAGCTGAAAAAAGCCGGCGCCGACTACGTCATTGATACGGTCGCGGATCTGCCAGCCCTGATCGAGAAACTGGAAGCGGAATGA
- a CDS encoding TIGR03364 family FAD-dependent oxidoreductase: MKQRSYDLAIVGAGIVGLAHALAAVRRGKKVVVIDRDSQANGASIRNFGFVTVTGQQAGDCWQKASRSRQVWAEVAKAARIPLLHEGLTMTARLPESESVIDAFLKTEMGAECRRLTPAEAAHKVPCLRQEKITCALYSPLEVRVESKDALPRIADWLKEAHAVDFLWQTSVNSVEAPKLQTSRGTVHAETVIICPGDDGTTLFADRIATYEVTRCKLQMLRVAPRNRIDLGTAVMSDLGLARYLGYAELPEAEPLKARLDREMAVHRENGIHLIVVQSEDGSLVVGDSHHYSSTPDPFIDKTVNDLILGEMETILDLGPYDISETWIGTYASAPDRWRFTDAPDDSTRIVVVTAGCGASAAFAIGEETIADLYA; the protein is encoded by the coding sequence ATGAAACAGAGATCTTATGACCTTGCGATCGTCGGTGCCGGGATCGTTGGGCTTGCGCATGCCCTCGCAGCAGTCAGGCGCGGCAAGAAAGTTGTCGTCATTGATCGCGACAGCCAGGCAAATGGCGCCTCGATCCGCAACTTCGGCTTTGTGACCGTAACCGGCCAACAGGCAGGCGACTGCTGGCAGAAAGCATCGCGCAGCCGACAGGTGTGGGCAGAAGTTGCGAAAGCCGCCCGCATACCGCTGCTGCACGAGGGTCTGACCATGACCGCAAGGCTCCCGGAATCGGAATCTGTTATCGACGCGTTTCTGAAGACAGAAATGGGTGCGGAGTGTCGGCGCCTGACACCCGCTGAGGCCGCCCACAAGGTTCCCTGTTTGCGACAGGAGAAAATCACCTGCGCGCTCTATTCACCGCTGGAAGTGCGTGTGGAATCGAAAGATGCCCTGCCCCGGATCGCCGATTGGCTGAAAGAAGCCCATGCAGTCGACTTCCTCTGGCAGACAAGCGTCAATTCTGTCGAGGCGCCGAAGCTTCAGACCTCGCGCGGGACGGTGCACGCGGAGACCGTGATCATCTGCCCCGGCGACGATGGAACGACGCTTTTTGCTGACCGGATCGCCACTTACGAAGTCACGCGCTGTAAACTGCAGATGTTACGCGTCGCCCCTCGCAATCGTATCGACCTTGGCACCGCAGTCATGTCTGACCTCGGCCTTGCGCGATATCTTGGCTATGCCGAACTCCCCGAAGCAGAGCCTTTGAAAGCCCGGCTGGATCGGGAGATGGCTGTTCACCGGGAAAACGGCATTCACCTGATCGTTGTCCAGTCCGAAGACGGCAGTCTCGTTGTCGGCGACAGCCATCATTACAGCTCGACACCCGATCCGTTCATCGACAAGACCGTGAACGACCTGATCCTGGGCGAGATGGAGACGATCCTCGATCTTGGCCCCTATGACATTTCTGAAACCTGGATCGGCACCTACGCCTCTGCCCCGGACCGCTGGCGCTTCACCGATGCGCCGGACGATAGTACCCGCATTGTCGTCGTCACGGCCGGCTGCGGTGCCTCCGCCGCCTTCGCCATCGGCGAAGAAACCATTGCCGATCTCTATGCATGA
- a CDS encoding LysR substrate-binding domain-containing protein, translated as MKRELARTTGNLSLAQLRALEAVVRTGSFTDAAKEIGVSQPSISNHIQGLESRFKTKLLVKSGYSVSATPALVALLPRIRALLALAGDLETELSHHRALAAGELRIGYSTYQLAIPIISSFMAKHPTISIEARALASQDIVNLIETGSLDIGFITGREIPAGLEGELILKTRIVLAVPPEHPLAKKDSASWKDVAELPLLQREGSSGTRRLFEAAATLAGTRPKTALALGSWGSIATLVRSGSGIGVALEAEITERDGCVGVRIEDANLTANHFAVWQKDMGTVAAIEAFRAGLPAP; from the coding sequence GTGAAAAGGGAACTGGCCCGCACCACAGGAAATCTCAGCCTGGCGCAACTGCGAGCGCTGGAAGCGGTGGTACGCACCGGGAGCTTCACAGATGCGGCGAAGGAAATCGGCGTCTCCCAACCCTCCATCTCCAATCACATTCAGGGTCTGGAAAGCCGCTTCAAGACAAAACTGCTGGTAAAGTCCGGATATTCAGTTTCCGCGACCCCGGCTCTGGTCGCTCTATTACCCCGCATCAGGGCGTTGCTGGCATTGGCAGGTGATCTGGAAACCGAGCTGTCTCACCACCGCGCCTTGGCGGCTGGTGAACTCAGGATTGGCTATTCAACCTATCAGCTCGCCATCCCGATCATCTCGTCCTTCATGGCGAAACACCCGACCATCTCGATCGAGGCACGCGCCCTTGCAAGCCAGGACATCGTCAACCTGATCGAAACAGGCTCTCTCGATATCGGCTTCATTACCGGACGCGAAATTCCGGCAGGTCTCGAAGGCGAACTGATCCTGAAGACACGCATTGTCCTCGCGGTTCCTCCCGAACACCCGCTGGCGAAAAAGGACAGCGCTTCCTGGAAAGACGTCGCCGAGCTCCCCCTCCTCCAACGCGAAGGAAGTTCCGGTACCCGCAGACTGTTCGAAGCCGCTGCCACGCTTGCCGGGACAAGACCCAAGACCGCGCTCGCTCTTGGCTCGTGGGGGTCAATCGCAACGCTGGTCAGATCCGGCTCGGGTATCGGTGTCGCTCTGGAAGCGGAAATCACCGAGCGCGACGGTTGTGTCGGTGTCAGGATCGAAGACGCGAACCTCACCGCAAACCATTTTGCAGTCTGGCAAAAAGATATGGGTACAGTGGCCGCCATAGAGGCATTTCGAGCCGGTTTGCCCGCCCCATGA